ATATATGAGGGGCGGTATCAAATTTTACGCCATACTTCTTGCAGTTAAGTGCATCATTTAAAATATGAACTCTTGTTATCTCTCTAGCTATGTAGCTTCTCTTAATTTCATCGTCAAAAGATCTTAATTGCTGCAAAAGCACAAATCCGCTTTTATTTACTGAATTTGAAGTATTTGGGAAAAAATTACCACGAAAGCTCTGATAAGGACTAAATATATGCAAAAGCACATTATTATCAGCCAAAAATGCCATAGTATAGCTATCCATATCAACTTTTGCCAGTATATAAATTTCATCTACGGCATTAATAGGCAAAATTTTAGTCGCTACAACCGACATTTCATCGTCATATTTATCAAAATATATATTATTATCCTGCCGTCTTAATCGCCCAGGATTTAAAATAAAGTGTGTTCTATCATTTTTTTGCATATTTTATCCTAGCTAAAAAGTGATTGATTTTTATCCTGCCCGATTACTATTCTATCTGAATATTTAAGCGAGTTAAATGTGTATATGATGATGGAATCAAGCTCTTTTATGCACTCTTTTTGCAAGATTGCGGCTAACTTCTTAAAATCACTCTGCCTTATCTCGCCCTCAAAAACAGAAAACTGCACGCGCGGCAGATATTTTTCCACTGCTTTTCTTATGCGATTTGCATTGTTTTTCTCTTTAAACTCTGCGCCCACAATGTCATAAAATAGTATTACATACAAAGCTTATCTCACATACAATAATTTCTATATGCACAATTATCGCATATCTTTTTATACTCAAATTTTGGGGCTGTTGGCATATTTACAAGTTTTTCTATATCGATTAAAATCTCTTTTATCATATTTAAATTTTCTTCACTTGCATCTACTAAGAACACGCTTTTGCCGCTTATCAGCCTGCCTTTTACATCTTTTAGCCTTAATCCGATTTTTAAAAGATAGAGATAAAACAACAACTGCATCTTGCCTGCTTCCGGATTTTTTAAACTCTTTTTATATTCGGTCACCAAATAGTGTCCGCGCTCCTTTGAAAGTTTATCAAATTTTAGATTTGCAAAGGCAAAATCTTGTAAATTCTGCTCCTTTATCTCTGCCATCACTCTGCCTAAAGCCATATTTTCATCTTCTTGATCTGGATATATATGGTGTGCGTAAAGCCAAGCTTCACGCTTGCAGGTAATATAATAATTGACGAGAGTACCGGCTATTTGATCCTTGCTAAACATTACATAAAAGCCTCTTCGATAATAGTTAATTCAGGCAAAAATCCATCTTTTTTGTTATAAAAATCACTCGGAGGTAAAATATATCGTCCGAACATCTCTCTTATATTGCATTTTATTTGCGAAATTAATTTTTCACTAACCGATATAGTATATAATCCCAAATCCTTTTCCAGATCTTTAATACGTGCGATAGCTTCAAATTTATCATCATATGCTTGCAGGATAGTCTCTCTATTTTCTAAAAATTTATTAAATTGCCCTTCTTCTTGTTCTATAAAAAGTGATACCTTCCAAGGCTGATTTGGCATAAAATTACAGTTAAATTTTGTAAATAATGTTTGAAAATCCAAATTTTTAGCATAATCTAGCAAATTTATACTAGTAGTTTCATATTTCGTATCATTAAAATATCCTTCTAAAACATCGTAAATTTGACTCTCTTTTATATTGTTAGATAAAATTTCTTTCATTTTTTTCTCTTGCAAATCCGTATTGTGATACGGAAGTGAACTATTATCTAAATAATCAAAAACAATAACGTCCGAGATTTTATTAACCCCCTCTCGATTTACCCTGCCTGCAGTCTGAATAATAGCACCAAAAGGTGCAAATTCACGAAATCCAACATCAAAGCCAAGATCAACTCCAGCCTCTATAAGTTGTGTTGAAATCAAAATAATCTTATCTTTATCATTGCGCAACTTCAATCTAATCTCATTAATCAACTCAATTCTATGAAGCGGAATTTGGTGAGTAGTCAAAAGATAAATATTTGCCTTATTTTCAATTTCTTTTTTTATCATTTCGTATAGTTTTTTAGCTTTAAAAATAGTATTAACAACACAAAGAACATTTCTATTTTTATTCTTTAAAATTTCATCTTTTAAATTTTCAAAATCACTCAAATTTGACTTATAAATAAGTTTATATCTATCTTGCTTTTGGCTATAAAATTCTGGCACAGAAAGCTCGGTAAAATTTTCAAGTTCAGCTTGAATATGCGGCATAGTAGCCGACATAATAATAAAATGAATGTTGTATCTCTTTGCAAACTCATTAAATGCAATAGAAATCGGCTTTAATAATACTCTAGGTATATTTTGTATCTCGTCTATTATTATAACGCTATCTCTAAGAGTTTCAAGCTTTAAATTATCCCTATTGTGATTCGAAAAAAATATATAAAATAATTGATTAAAAGTAGTCACGATAAAATTTTCTTGCCAAATATCTGCTAAAAATATTTTTTGCGAAAACTGTTCTTTTTCATCTTCCTCGCTGCAATTTATGGATTTTTGTGTATATTTTGTCAGATGATGATATTTTAAAACACTATCTTTACCTATCACATTTTCATATACATCATGTGTCTGGTCTATTATAGAAGTAAATGGAATAGCCGTTATTATGCGCCTTTTATTACCTTTTATTTTAGAAATTTCTAAAGCCAAACTAAGAGCTAAAAATGTCTTGCCGATACCGGTTGGGGCTTTGATTAAAAATTTGTCTTTTTCAGTATTGTTTTTAAAATTTTTAAAGATTACTTCTCTGGCTTTTGTTTTGTAATTATTCGCATCTTTTTTCTGCTTTTCATTTATTATTTGACTTATTTTATACAAATAAAAATCAATTTTTTCTTTACTTAAAATATCCACATTACTATATGGCTTAGAAAATATAGCTTCAAATTTATCTGCTAAAATTAATCGTGAATATCGCTTTTTAAAAATAAAAAAGTTGTCTAAATTTTGAAATTGCTTAAAATTTCTTTCTAACGCTAAAAAATATTTCATAAAACTACGAATATTAATATTTGCATCTATTTTAGCAATTTTACAAATATCTTGAGATGTCTGAACTTTTTGATTGATGCTATCTTTAAAATTAATTACAGACAGATAGCCTTTTATAAATTCTAGAATATCAGGTAGGTCGGAGTGATGCTTTAAAATACTAAAAAAATTAGCTAAGAAATTTATATTCTTGTTTTCTTTAGCAAAAAAATATATAAAAGCGCTTTCTAGCGTATGTGTTGTCTTTAGCTTCTCTCTTGCCTTTTTAAATTCTTCTTTAGATTCAAAATCTTTTGTCTCAAGACTAATGTATGTTTGAAATTTATCAGCAAGTTTAGCTATGTCGTGATAAGAACTTGTCTCGATATGATCTAAATCATCGCCAAAACTATTATTTATATTGCCGATATGCGAATTATATGGTTTTTTTGGATGAGAATTAAATTGATCGGAAATCTCCATTATACAAATCTGCAATGATAAATTTTATCGCCACAAGTTATTTTAAAAGCCTCAATATTTTTAGCTCTTATTTTATTGTTAGATAAAATCAAATTTTTACTTGCGATGGGCGATCTGTCGGCATCTAAAGCAGTAGCAAAACTTAAAGGCGAATATAAAACACTATCTTCAAAGTCTATATTTTTTATATCGCATTCCAATAAAAATGAGTCTATCCCGACCTCATCAAAATATAAATTTTCAAATTTATTTATTTCTAAGAACTCAAAATTACCGGCAAATTCACTATTGCCAAGATAAAATGAAAATTTACAAATTCTATTTTTAAGATTATGAATCGCTTCAGCCTCAAGCTCAAATTCATCAATAAAGATTATATACTTAGGGTTAATCAATAGCTCTCTGTTGATCGGCTTTTGAGGAGCTTTTATATCCCTAAGTCCATTTGCTATTTTTTCTATATTAAATTTAAGCAAATTATTAATATGAGTTTTTGTATTTTTAGTGTAATCGTTTATATAATTTTGCGAAAAAGTCTTTTTTATGATTGAATTTCCTAAAACTACACTGTATTTAAAACCTGAAAACTTACTATCATTTAAATAATCTTCTACTCCAAGCAAAGCCGCGAGCATTCCTGAAACGGCTGTCTTCGGCGGAATAGGCAAAGTAATATTTTGACTAATACCTAAAGGATCTTTAAAGCAAGCAAATTTTCCCCAAACTTTAAAAGCAAACATTATAATTCTTTAACCTCTAAATTGATGCTTATATTTTTAAAATTATCAATATATTGTCTTGCTGTTTCATCATAAAAAATCACAACTTTTTCTATCTTTTCACTCATATTTCTTAGAGAGTTTATTAAATTTGTAAAATTTAATTCACACTCATTAAAACTACGAAGCTGTTGCGAATTTTCATTATCAATTCTTACAAGCTCATCAAGTAATCCTATCATATAAGTATCTTTATAAATTACTCTAATAAGCATTCTAGGTTTTTGACCGACCTTACTTCTGGTATTTAGCAACTTTGTTCCTTGCCACATAGAATCAAGCATATCGGCAACATCATCTTCGCTAGCATTTGATTTTTTAGCATTTATAGAGTTTATTGTGCCATACATAGCGAAAAGCCCATAAGGTATATAGTTGTCTGTTCTAAAAGTCTTATTTTGGCTATTGTCCTTTCCAAAAGCGCCTGTTCCTTGGGATAAAATAGTCTCGGTTTCATTTAAAGACTTTGCCCACGAAAACTGCACCGCTCCGATGATTTGGATATTGCTTTTGGGCGCAACTCCACCAAAAAGTCTATTATCTATACAGCTTAGAAAAACTTCTTTATCATCTTTTAGCTTTAGTGCATTTTTAAGTTCTGCAAATCTAGTCTCCGCAGATTGTACCTGCTCTGCATTATTTACAAAAATAGTTCTTTCTTTTCTATTTTGGAGATCATCTCTGATTGTTCTTTTGACCCTGACATCACTTACTACAGCCTTTCTATCGCTTTCATCATATCTTGGCGCGTTATCATTTAGCATATCACCATTGGGATTTGTCATTTTCGCATCCCACAAAAATAAAATTTCACTATGTTTTGCTAACTCACTCATACTATTCTCCTTTTTTTATTTCTTTAGCTTCTCTTTTAAATTTTGCGTAATCATTAAAGCCTCTAATAAAGGCATATGAAATCTCTTGTTGAGATATTTTAGTATTTTTATCATAATTGAAATGTGTAGTAACAAGCTGGGACAAATTACTATCTTTAAAGTTACCAAGTCTTAACTTTCTTTCAAATTCATTTGCTTTATTAAAAATTTTCTTTAAATTAACCTCTATTATTTTTTGATTGGAAAGCCATTTTTCAAAAGTCTTATTTCCACCAGAAACTTCCGAATACAAAGAGTTATTAATTATACTTTTAGAGTAAGCACCTATTAAATAAGCTCCTTTAATTAATCCATTATCAAAATAATCTGGATGTAATTCCAATAAATTTTCAAAATATTCAGAAAAAAGTTCCATTTTTATCCTTTATCGCATCTATTTTTTTTAAAAACTCTAAAATTTTATCCTCATTTTCAACATATTTTCTTGGATATACTATCCAGTCTTTCACATCTTTTTTTTCAGAATTCATTCTTTTTTTATTTGCTGCATCAAATTCTCTAAAGTGCTCAAATCTCTTTAAAAGCTCTAAATAATCTATCTTTAAATAGCCCAAAAGCAGCTTTGCCAAATAAATTCTTTCCTGAAAAATTTTATTTTCCAATCCCTTTAAGCCATTACTGTTTTTAAACTGCTCAATATTTCTAAAATAATCTCTCAAATATGTGTATTTTATATTTTGATCTTCATTTTTCACTACGTATAAACTATCACTTATATAATTATCTTTCATTAAATTTGCCACTTGTCTTATTCTGCTAGGTATTATGTCTTCTAGTGTAGAAAATATCTGAACAGATAAATTTGTAGTATTAACTTTAGTAAACAGTATATCAAGTGTTAGGCTATCTATATTTATCACTTTTTCTACTTGATCTTCAAGTGACCAGATAAAACTCTCTTCTCTAGAAGCAAAGCTTTCTAAGTTATTTTTAGATTCTTTCAAAGAATATAACATATCATTGAAAACTTCTTCGTCAAAATTTAACATTGATGGAATTATTATATACTCCAGCCCTTTATAGTAAAATTTGAGATTATTTACAGCAAACATCCAACCTTTTTTTATGGCTTTTGCAGTATCTTTTGACATAGGCATTTTGTCTATCATTTGCACTTTAAAAATATCATCATAATTATCCATAGTAAAAAATTTTATATTTGGGCTGTACCCGCATAGTTCTTTTTTCCCACTGATAATATCTATCTGCTCTTTTAAAAAAGGTTTATCATTTTTATCTTTTATGTGAGGCTCTACAAACTCATCTATATAGTTTTTTAAAACCTCAGGCATAAGCTCATAAAAAGTCTTGCCATTTATTAATAAAACAAGAAAATAATCATTTTTTTGATATGACTTTAAATTAAGCTCATCAACTTTGTAGTTATCTATATAGTCAAATACAATTTTTGCTAAAGAAATATTTTTATCATTCGCATAAACCATAATAGAATTTTTTATAGTATGAGAGATAGCTTGAAATTTTTTATATAAGTCGCTTTCTTTCTGATACTCGTAATTTGGATATAGATAATATGAATTACTAGTACCTCCGATTTTTTTAGTAAAAAATGTTTTTAGATTATCTAAAGATGACTTAGAAATAATCGGTTTGTCTATTAATTTATCATCTTGTATTTTAAAATCAACAACCAAGGTTGTATATTCGCTCTCTTTAAAATTATGATTTTCAACCATATCCTTGGTTTTGTCATCATCTATTAAAATACCGATTTTATAAAGTTTATGCGCCAGTCCCATAAATTCATTATCCTGAAATATTTTAAAATAATTTTACATCTTTATATATTAAAAATATCTTATATTAATATATAATTTCAAAAGATATTATAAAATATGATATTATTACGAATGTAAAAGAAAATTTACTCTTTTAGAGTTTGAAACTATTAATATATAATTTGCTGAATTAATTTTCTTTTACAACCTCCAAAAATCCCGTTCCCACGCTCATGCATCCGCTTCCGACACCTGTATCAAGTATCAAATTTATCATCTCGCTACCAGCCTTTATTTCCCATATAGCCTGCCATGCACGCATTGGCGCATTATTATTACCATAATAAAATAAAACAGGCTTAGAAAGGTTTTGCCATTTTAAATTAAGCTCAAATTCGCCGTCATATTCATATCCTTTTATAGTATCAAATCTCTGCGATGCATTAGTTTTCATCATTTCAAGATGCCTTGAATCCTGAGGCTCAAGATAGATTTTATATCCCAAAAGCCCTTGTATAGCGCAAGCTACATAACCTTTTAACAAAACACTATTACTTTCTAGCTCATTAACTCTATGAGATGATATTGATATGTTAGTGTCCAGCAGATAAATTTCACCTAGCTTAAGACCGTTTTTTAAAATTTCCATGGCAATAAGCTCTTCAAATTTTGGCTCATGCGAAGTAAATCTTATCTGCAAATTTAAACCTCTCAAACTAAAATCAAAATTTGTTTTCTTAAATATTTTGCCTGTCTTTTTATGTCTATATCCGATATGCTCGCTTTCTGGCAAGTTGTGATATATGAAGCCTTGTATAAGCTCTGGCAAAATTTTTGCAACTTTAATATTTGTAGTGGAAAGTTTAGAATTTATAATAAGCATGCTTGGCCTTTTAAATTTTTAACGCTATAAATTATAGATTATATTAGATAAATTTTTAAATCATTAACTTTAAGTTGAGTTAAAATTTAACCCCCTTAGATATCATTTCATTGTCCGACAAGAAAAACCTCCTTTTTGTAACAACTCAAATACGCCCCTAAAATAAGGAGCGTATTTTTTCTCCTTAAACTTTTTCTGATATAATCTTTTAAAACATTAAAGGAAATAAATGCTAACACATATAGATGAAAAAAATCGTCCAAAAATGGTAGATGTAAGTGAAAAATCGATAACTACGAGAATAGCTGTAGCAAGTGGAATAATCAAAATGAGCGAAGCTGCATTCAATGCTATCAAAGAAAATACCGGCAAAAAGGGTCCTGTATTGCAAACAGCAGTAGTAGCGGCAATAACAGGAGCAAAAAAGACAAGCGAACTAATCCCGATGTGCCATCCTCTACTAATCAGCGGTATAGATTGCGATATAGTAGAAATCCCGGAAATTACCGCATTCAAACTCATAGTAAGCGTCAAGATAGACGGCAAAACAGGCGTGGAGATGGAAGCGCTAACCGGAGTTAGCATAGGCCTTTTAACTATTTACGACATGATAAAGGCTATAGATAAAACCATGCAGATAACAGACATAATGCTTGAAAGTAAAAGCGGAGGTAAAAGTGGCGAATATTTGCGAGCTAAATAAAGAGCCAAAGATAGAATATCCAAATTTTTGGGAGTATAAAGTAATTTTTGAAAAAGATCAAAATGCGCATAAAATCGTGCTTGATATTGTAGGTGACAGAGAGCATAAGCTGGTTGTCTCAAAATCAAGCAAAGAGGGCAAATATAAAAGCTACAATCTAAGTGTTATGGTCAATTCCAACGAGGAGCGCTTGGAGCTATTTTCGGCCTTAAGGCATGTTTCAAAATACGTATTATAGGAGATATTATGCAAAATAAAATTTTTTTACATACAATTGCGGAAAACAAAGACAATCCTCAAATTTTAGTTTTAATTAGAGAGCTTGCTTTCGATCTTGGCAAGAAAAAATTCAAAGATATCAAATGTCAAAAGGAGCTAAATCAAGAGCTTTTGCATACATTTTCAGATATGTGCCAAATATTAAAAAGTGAAAATTTACTAAATCCAAAAAGCATATCAAACCTTATAGATGGACTCATAGACGCTTCTACCGAATCAAAAGAGCAATTTTTATATAGGCTTATTTACGAAAAAGAGCAGGTAGAAAAACAAATTTTAAATCAAAAAAATGACATTAAAGATAGTATAAAAAGCTCTCTTGAAGCAGTCGAGGACTATATCCAAGACAGCGATTTTGAAAACAAAAACGAAATAATAGACAAGATAAATGATGCGATGTTTCTTGATTTTCAAATGCTTGAAATACTTAAAGAAACCACAGAAACAGCCTTTTTAACAACAATAGAAAAAGGCGAAGATGTAAGAGATACGAGCACAGAGATAGCTAAAAATATCGTTTACGGTGCAATTAATGAGGGAAATTTTACTAAACAAAGATTTTTGGAAATTTCAGGAAGCGTTATAGAGACGGCAACAGTAATAGCAAACGAGGATCATCTGTTTGCCAAAGATCTGATATATGGGGCTATAGTTGGTTCAAAAGACGGAATTACAAAATCTATTGAAAAATTTAAAGACGATATGAAATTTGCTCCGGATAGCCAAAATTTAGTAAATTCAGTTAAGGATTTAATAGGAATAGAAGAGGACTTTATCCAGATGCTAAAAGACCTCATGGCGCAGACGCAAGAGCCGTCAGCAAGCATAATAAACGATATTTTAGAAGACTCTCTTGATAGCTACTATGCGAAATTTAAACGTGTTCAAAATGAGCTAAGTGAACAGCTAAATATTAGACTGGAAGAGCTTAAGACAAATGAAAATATCAATAAATTTGTCAAAACAGCGACTATGAAATTTGAAGAGCTAAAACGCGAGCTTGATGAAAAAAGCGAGAAATTAAAAGAGAATTTTGATGCCAACAAAAAGCTTGAATCACTTAAAAAAGAGATAGATGAATTTGAGAAAAAGGCTGGCGAAAAGATGGAAAATTTAAGTAGCGATTTAGGAGAAAATTTAAAAAGCAAGTCAAAAGAACTTGGAGAGAAATTCTATAAAGCTGCTGAAAATTTCATAAAAAATACAAAAGAAAAAATAGGCATTAAAGATGATGACAAGAATGGGCTAAATTAATTAGCCCATGTCTTTAGATATTATAATTCTGCGGAAGCAAAGTAAAAAACAAAATTTATGGTATTACGAAGTCGTTTGGCTACTAACTGTGTTTAAACAGTTCACTTACATTGTGATTTTTGGATTCAATCTGAGGAATATCAAAAAATTTAGCTTTTTGAAAGCTCATAGAATTTGCAATTAAATTCGAAGGAAACATCTCAACTGCATTATTATATATCTCAACTGCCGAATTATACGCACGTCTAGCAGCTGAAATTTGCTCTTCTACATCATTTAAACTCTCTTGTAAATAGAGCACATTTTCATTTGCTTTTAGCTCAGGATATGCTTCAAACATAAGCTTAACGCTTGGCAGTAAATTTGAAATTTTAGCGTTTAAATCAAATTTTTCTTTTTGTGTCGTGGCATTTTTAGCCCTAGATCTAAGCTCGGTAATCTTTTCCAGAAGCTCTCTTTCATGAATCAAATATTGATTTGCAGCGGCTACTAAATTTGGAAGTAGATCATATCTACGCTTTAGCTGAGTATCAACACCGGCTTCGATATTTGCTACTTGATTTCGTTTAGCAACCAATGAGTTGTAAATACTTATTACATAAAATACCAAAAGTGCGATAAGTATTAAGAACCCTATGACAATTTCCATTATACATCCTTTAGAATATCTAATTTAAATTATAACAAAAAATACTTATATTTCATAAAGTAATAAAAAATAATAAAAATATATTTAATATATTCTAATCTTTGAATTTTAATATGTTTTATTTTAAAAGCCAAAAACATGCGTCAAAGAAAGGCTAAAAACACAATCTAAGACGCATAAATTTCAATTTTTACTCTTTGGATTTTGCCATTCTTCGCCTTACAGTCGGATCAAGATAGCGTTTGCGTACACGGATATTAATAGGAGTTACCTCAACAAGCTCATCCTCTTCAATCCACTCAAGCGCACGCTCAAGGCTTAGTTTTCTAGGAGGCACAAGCTTTATGGCATCATCGCTTCCGCTTGCACGCACGTTAGTTAAATTTTTGCCTTTGATAGGGTTTACATCAAGATCGTTTGGACGACTGTGCTCTCCAATTATCATTCCAACATAAACCTTTGTTTGAGGATCTACAAACATCACGCCCCTATCTTGTAAATTCCAAAGACTGTAAGCCAATGTTACTCCATTTTCCATAGAAACTAGTGCGCCATTGCTTCTTTGCTCCACACTTCCACTTAGCGGACGGAATTCCAAAAAGCTATGATTCATAATGCCTTCGCCTTTAGTGTCAGTCAAAAATTGACTTCTAAAGCCGATTAGTCCACGTGCAGGGATTTCAAATTCGATTCTGGTTTGTCCGTCGCCCGTTGGGTGCATAGAGACCATCTCGGCCTTTCTGCGTCCGAGTTTTTCGATAACTGTTCCACTAAATTCATCAGGCACATCTATCACAAGTAGCTCAAACGGCTCACATCTTATGCCGTTAATTTCTTTTACGATAACTTCGGGTCTGCCAAGACAAAATTCAAATCCTTCACGACGCATATTTTCAGCCAAAATCGTTATCTGAAGCTCGCCACGTCCACTAACTTTGAATTTACCCTCGCCTTGATTTTCGTATTTCATTGCGATATTTGTTTTCATCTCGCTAGATAGTCTCTCGTCAATCTTATTAGAAGTTACGTGTTTGCCCTCAGTGCCTGCTAGAGGACTATCGTTTACGCTAAATACCACGCTTAAAGTAGGCTCTTCTATGCGAAGCGGATCAAGTGGCATAGGAGAATTTGGATCCACTACACTATCTCCCACGTCAAGAGCGTCAAATCCTGCGATAGCTACGATATCGCCCACTTGAGCCTCGTCTGTATCGCGTCTTTCAAGTCCTAAAAATCCTATTAACTTTGAAATCCTGCCGGTAGATTTTGTGCCGTCAGCCTTAACCAGCATAACATTTTGATTTTTAGAAATTTTGCCGTTAAATATACGCGCAATGCCTATTTTGCCGACATAGTTGTCGTAATCAAGTGTAAAAACTTGGAGTTGAAGAGGATTTTTTATATCGCCTGTCGGGGCTGGAACGTGAGATAAAATAGTTTCAAAAAGCGGCTCCATATTAATATTTTCATCGCTTAAATTTAACTTTGCATATCCGCTTCTAGCAGCAGCATACACTACAGGAAATTCAAGCTGCTCATCATTTGCTTCAAGCGCTACAAAAAGATCAAAAATTTCATTTACTACGCGGTCTGGATCGCCTGCAGGCTTATCTATCTTATTTACTACAACTATCGGTCTAAGCCCTAGAGACAAGGCCTTTTTTACCACAAATTTAGTCTGAGGCATAACGCCTTCTTGCGCATCTACGAGCAAAAGCACACCATCAACCATCTTTAGTACACGCTCAACTTCTCCTCCAAAGTCAGCGTGACCCGGAGTGTCGATAATATTTATCTTAGAGCCTTTATATCTTATGGCTGTATTTTTTGAAAGTATTG
This Campylobacter sp. RM16192 DNA region includes the following protein-coding sequences:
- the typA gene encoding translational GTPase TypA, which codes for MENIRNIAVIAHVDHGKTTMVDELLKQSGTFGEHQSVGERVMDSNDIERERGITILSKNTAIRYKGSKINIIDTPGHADFGGEVERVLKMVDGVLLLVDAQEGVMPQTKFVVKKALSLGLRPIVVVNKIDKPAGDPDRVVNEIFDLFVALEANDEQLEFPVVYAAARSGYAKLNLSDENINMEPLFETILSHVPAPTGDIKNPLQLQVFTLDYDNYVGKIGIARIFNGKISKNQNVMLVKADGTKSTGRISKLIGFLGLERRDTDEAQVGDIVAIAGFDALDVGDSVVDPNSPMPLDPLRIEEPTLSVVFSVNDSPLAGTEGKHVTSNKIDERLSSEMKTNIAMKYENQGEGKFKVSGRGELQITILAENMRREGFEFCLGRPEVIVKEINGIRCEPFELLVIDVPDEFSGTVIEKLGRRKAEMVSMHPTGDGQTRIEFEIPARGLIGFRSQFLTDTKGEGIMNHSFLEFRPLSGSVEQRSNGALVSMENGVTLAYSLWNLQDRGVMFVDPQTKVYVGMIIGEHSRPNDLDVNPIKGKNLTNVRASGSDDAIKLVPPRKLSLERALEWIEEDELVEVTPINIRVRKRYLDPTVRRRMAKSKE